The window GTTCGTTTCATTTACTAAGTCTTGTAGTCGCTTTTGGACGTTCGTAATGACGGTCCCCTCAGCGTGTTTGCCATCTCCATGAAGTGCTTCTCTTATTGAAGAGAGAGCGTATATTTCTGTCTTGATATTTTCTTTATCCTTCAATTCCGCTAGATTCTTCATTTCCATCCTCCTTAACCTTTATTTTAGCCGGAAACGTCACGCTAACAGTGAAGCAAACAGAACCGTCATCGTACTTGGTGTTTTCCATCTGTACAATCTCAGCGTCTTCCGCCCTGATACTTTCCAGCGCTTCAATGGCGTAATGTAACACCTCATAATTCTCCATCATTATCATTCCTTTTCATTTGGATTGTAGCTACATAACGGAGTAGCGAACCGAGATAGGATCAAATCCTTCCTTTTTCTTTCCTCGCCTCTTCTTCATAGAATTCCGAAACAACTACATTCGAGGCAAACAGTTTAATTAATTCGAGATCCGTTACCTCTATTTGTTCGCCATCCCAAGTGACACCTTTAAGACTCGCAACATACCTTTTCTTAAACTCTTCAATATTCATCAGATTCACCTCTCATCGTAGTAATGGATATGGATTTTAGGCTCGTCATTCACATTTTTGTATACGAAATTCAAGGTGTTTAAAATCACTCCCGCCATCAAGATGACATATACCCACTTAGGTATCGTTACTGCACCTTTCATTTACAACTCCCCTCCCTCAGACCTCTGATTGACCAACGTCTCGTTAAGGGACACTTGTATGCAATTCGTCCATCGCGATAAATGATTCTTACCGTTAAACCTCTAAGATTCATGGACTTTCTCCCCTTTCGATTCATCATCCGGAATATTATCAAGATCTATATACCGACTGCGTTCTTCTTCCATGTGCATCAATTCATGCGCAATGTCATCAATAAACGACAGCATTGAAAGCCGTGTGGACTCAGATATGATGCCTTTCAATTGCAACGAAGCCTGCGCTTCTTCAAGAATATTCATAGGTAGATTTCGTTTAAACCGGAAAATGATATCAAGGTAATCGTCTAATTGGATATCCATCCGCTTTGCCCAAGCACTGCACAACACCTTGAACTGATACCTCAATGCCGCGCTGAACTTACGTTCCATAACGATTGATTTATTCTCTAGAGCCATGAGCTTGAATTTAAGTGCAACCCCACTTGCATTGCCGCCGAATGCTTCGTCCGAGAAGTTAACTGACTTTGCAAACCGCAAGATGTTCATTTCCAATCGATTCAGATGGTCCTCAATTAATTGGCCATTCACGTCTTTGGTCAAGTAACTTACGTCTTCTTCTTTGTCCATCAGTTGGAATACACCAGACCGTTTGAGCTCTTCCTTGCCCTCTTCATCGAGCCCTACACCGCGCAATACAAGATAAGCCAATCGATATTGCTCAATCTCATTCGACGCATCAGAAAAGGTCCTGTCGTATGCATCAATCAGCTTCAATACCTTCTCGGCGTCACCCTGCATTTCCTCGTTGTTCGGGATACCGAATAGCGGACAGTAATCGAATAAATGAATTTGAAGATCGTACAGCTCATAACTCCCTTTACCACCTTGTCGGAAGAACCAGGTGTATTCATCGTCATAAAACTCTGCTTCCCACGTCGTTTTTCGCTCGCCCTTTTCAACGGAAGTTGATTGATAATAACGAATGCCGTAGGTCGGTTCGGAAATATCTGATTCTGATAAGATAATGGATTCCCAAGGATCAACATTCTTCATTCGTTCATTACCGTCCTTACCGATATACAAGAGACGGGAACTATAACCGCAAATCGCTGCCTTCTTACCGACTTCTGAATCTGCATCTTCTAGGTTGTTTCGTTTGGCGAATTGGCTAATCGTATCTTCCAGTGTTTTATCATCATCAATATGATAGGCAATCGGATGACCGAATAAATACCCGACCTTCGTATCAACAATTTCAGCATCAAACGAGTTGTTTAATTTATTGTTTACCTTGTCGTCGATTCGCTTGATAGAGTCGTTGTCGAAGCTATCGTACTTAATAGCGCTACGTTTCAAGATTGGCACGCCTTCAACAGCCGCTTTGTATCGTTCATAAAGATTCATCATTCGCTCGCGCTCTGTTTTGTGTCGACCGATGATATCAGCAAGTAGGTCGCCGTCCATGCCGTTATCTCTGATGTATGGAATGTATTCGCGCATTGTCTCACCTCACTTTCCTTGTAACTCCATGCCCTTTTAAAGTAGCGACTTCATAGTCATCTAACCCGTACCAGATAGCGGAAAATGTATGGGGATCAATATTGAATTCATCCTCAATTATTTCCCCATCTTTACTGACCTTGAAAGTTAGGTCCTTTAATTCCCTCATCACATCCGGGCATTCATCAGAGCAAATGATTTTCTTAAACCGCTTCACTTTTTTCGTGTATTGAAGCCTTGAACCGGCAAATTTCTTAGCTGCCTTCATTCTGAATCCTAGCTGTCTGAAAAAACGGATGGTCTTCGGTTCGGCGCTATCAGCCTTTATCAATACATCTTTGAGATCCTTTAAGGCCTCAGCGGTTTTATCATCCGTCATATCGTTTTTGTAATACTGCCAGTAAATATAGAGATACTTTTCCTTATGATCAATTGCCATTCTGATTAGTGCATTGTAGGAATCCACGAACCCGAAGTCCATACCATTCTTCATGACAGGACCGTCGATTGCTCTGATAGCATCCATGACCTTGTCGTGTGAATGCACTTCGAACTGCGGCAATACCAACTTACCGTTAACACCGAATCGCCCCTTACGGGCAATCCTGTGGAGGTCTGGGTCATGTATTTTCAGTTCATCCAGTTGCTCTATATAGCTTTCAGGCAAAAATAAATTATCATCAGCTGTTGAATGATGATAATAAGTGTTGCCGACAACAATGGTTTTAGTTTTGTATAAATCCTCGTCATCCAGCACAAAGAATTTATTCATTTCATCTTTAAAGAAATGCTTATACGACCAGTTCCCTTTACTGACGGGATTAGTCGATAGAATCATGTGAAGCTTTAGCGTCGGGTGCCTTAAGCGGCCTATCAACTCTTTAAAGCCGTCATACTTAACCTCTGAACATTCTTCAATCCAGACAATAGATACATTGTTAATGGATTTCAGCTTTGCGGGCTTGTCCATTCCTTTAAAGATGATCTTGCTGCCATTCGGGAAGCGTATTTGCATAGGAGACGACACGCAACGTATTTTATGGTCTAATCCCAAATCATTTATGATTTCTTCTAGCAGAGAGAACGTCGAATCCCTGTGAGTGTCATAGACTTCGCGAACAACCAAGGCAGTACGCTTCTCACTTAATAGCTTTAGGATTAGCTTCAATGCAACGTGATAGCTTTTCGATGAACCATAACCGCCAACCAAGAACTGAAACTTTTGATTCCAGTCAAACAAAAAATCCTCGAAATGAGGATTCACTTCTTTCTCTATTTGAACCATTAGCGACCACCCTTTCGGCTGATCATGATTTCGATTGGACCTTCGTCGTTATCGCCACTTAGCTTCTCGATTTCAGCTTTCGTTCTAGCAATATCAGCTTTAAGTTTCTCTTCTTGCAATCGCTTCTTATCGTTATCAGATAGAAGATCAGTGTATTTCGCTAACATCTCCAAAGCCTTCATTTTATCAGCCAACTTCAATTTCGGGCCATTCTCGGTATTACTAATCTCACTTACTATTGAAGTATCAACTTCTTCTAACGGCTTAAGTGAGACGAGATAACCATCATCCGATTTAACATAATCACCGATGTCAGCGAATGCGATGTCTTTGTACTTTTGAAGCACATCATATTTATCGAAGTAAGCTTCATTCAATCGGTGTTCTTTCAACCTCTGAATTTCCGCTTTCACTCCATCATTCCCCATCACCCTGTAAGCAATTGATTGAGCTGTCATGTAGTCGCACTCATAAGCCTTCTGATAAGCTTTAGTCGCATTGAAATACTTAATGTAGTAAATACAAAAAAGCCTCTGCTTATCGGTTAAATCATCCGACTCTACAATGGCCTCTTTCGGTTGCATCCTTTTGGCATCCTTTTGTTTTTTGGTTGCATCTTTCTTAGATGGACCTCTTACCCAAGCTTCACGACTTTTCCTGCTCTTCAATGTACCAAGTTTCACATCATGCTTTTCAGCTAATGCAGCAAGCGTTATTTTTGTTGTTTCCCATTCTTTCTGAATCTCTTCCCAATTTGGCATCTACATATCACCTACACCCCGCTTATGTTAATTACTTAGTTCACCTTATATAATCGGCCGAGGAATCGAACCTCGCTGTCGTTTCCACCAGGAATTTGTTTCAAATGTTTCCACCCAGAATTAGTATCCTTGGCAAGCCTGCACCGATTAAGTATAGAAAAAGCACCTCCGAAGAGATGCCGAATAAATATCTGATTAGTATTTATTCATCACCAGAATCAACCACTTCGATTTCTATTTTGATTACCGCAGAATTACGAATGTGTACTTCTACCCCATTATGGTTTGTGAATTTCGTCCAATCATTTTCGTTGGTTTTCGTAGCAATTAAGTACTCCATTTTGTCGACGTCTATATTGTCGGATTGTATGGTGAAACTATCAGCATTACCGTTTGCATATTCATATGTTACATGCAATTCTTTAGTCATGAACCTTCACCTCCTACTGACAACATTCGCCAAATAAGGTATAAATCCTTTAATAAATAAAAGCACCATCGAAACGATGGCACTCACACTGTTAAAAATATTTCCACATATGCGTAATACGACACTGCAGCTGTAACTAACAACGAAACAGATTTCCTCAGTACCACCGGTGCTTTAATAACGCTTAACAGCAAATACACAACAACATAGGATACTGTGATAATTAATGCGAGACTGATAATCTGCATACCCATCTTTGTAAACGCTTCTTTCAACGGTTCAATAATTACGTCCATTATGCACCTCCTATGACATTATTCATCATAAAAGGGGATATACCTCTATTTTATCACTCGTATGTATCGGGGCTGGTAAGAGGGGTTATGTCGCTCGCACGCACCCCCTCTTTAATTCTCCCCCTCATATATGCAGACTTCGTATATCAAGCGTATATCATAGACTTTTTATCCATTCTTTCTTCAATCTTACTTTTGGCTCTGCGTATGGATTGTTGGACCATGCTTTTGCTAACTCCTAGCTCGTATGCAATTTCTGACATACTCTTCTTTTGCCCAACATGGAGGATGTAACACTGTCGTTCTCTCAACGAAAAAGAAGAAAGAATATCTGCTAAAATAACCTTCTCTTCCCTAGTCATAAACAGATGCTTTTTATTTACATCATTCTCTTCCAACTGCTCTGCTATATCCGGAATCAAATCAATATTCTCATACGAACGCCTCTGATAAACAGCCTTTTCATCGACCCCTCGATAAGTGTTCGGCTGTCGTCCGGTAGTCATCCATTCAAGCGAATATGTCATACTATCAATCATGCTGTTGAGCTGCTTTAAATCATTCATTTCAATCGAATTATCTCTATCTACTTGATCCGCTCGCTTCTTTAAATCCTGCCTGCCCTTGATATATTCTGGAATCATCTTATCTGCCCAACTCAACATGAAAACCCCTCCTGGTTGTGAAATTTCCGCTATTCAGGTGCAAAAGTTGTAATCATTAAAAGGCAACAAAAAAGAGGACAACAAATGACACAGCGCAATGCTGTAATCAATCGTTGTCCTCTGGTTGGCCAGGGGGACTATTTTATTCCGTGTTCAATTAGCTCCCATCGAAATGGAAAATTATCAATTACTCTCCAAGTGCCTTCTGTTCCCCCCCGAACAAAAGGATTTTGCTCGTTATCTGAGTAAATAAGTCTGAACTTCTCATCTACAGACTTGATATTGCCGTTGACCTCCAAGTTAACCTTTACTGTAATCTCAGTTACCGCAGGAGCCTCATCCTGTATTTCTTGTATCTCGTAACTAATAATGACAATATCTTTTAACAGTTCCTTTATTTCGCCAGCCTTTTTAGCCTTTGTCGTTTGTCTCGAATCATAAAATATTCTATCCACTAAATAACCAAAGTTGTTATCATTAATGTATTTGAATACTTCAATCAAACATTTTTCGGGTGTGCCTTCCTCAAATTCTTCAACTTCCCCGTTCTTCGGAACCGAAACTCCGACTTCAATATCTCTTTTCTTCCATTCATCAATTAGGACTTGCTGCTCGTTCAATTTCACTCTAGTTTCAGCAAACTTCGATAGTGAAGAAAAAGTTTCTTCAAAAGTAGGGGGTGTATACGCCTCTTTTGTTTCTCCAGATTTCATTTTCTTTTTAGCTTCTATCCAATCCATAAGAGAAAAAATTACAGCTAATAATTTACTTGAAACAAAGGGATTTGCATAATTCAAATCCCTACCGTGTAAAATACCATTTCTATAGGGAATTTTAATTTCCTCAACATTGGTTTTTCTTCTAGTTTTGGACATCAATTTTGACACTTCTTTTAGTCCAGTCTCATGGCCAACAATCGAATCCCATGCAATAAAATCTGTACTTTCCGCAAAAAATCCTGTAGCCTCTTCTTCGTTAACAAATCCATCAATTATCATCAAAAAAAGCGGGATACACGAATAATAATTCTTGTCAAAATGATCGCTTAATGCATCTTTGAATAACGTTGATCTTTCTCCTAATCTTCTCTTAGCTCTCATACATAAGTAATTTATTTTTTCTTTGTCAGTATAATAATCAGCTAGAAATTGCTCGGCATTATCAGTTCCACTATCGCCAGCTATTCTTATGCTTTCTTCCATTATTTCAACGCTCAAAGACTCATAAGCAATCCAACCTGTATCTTTAAATGCTCTATTGAAATTGTCTGGTACAGCGAAAATGGATTCAAATTCCCTTTCGAACTTTCTTACATCACTAGTAAGTTTCGCTTTTTGAATTGGTTTAACTCCTAGTGATTGAAGTAATTTTTTGTTACTTAGTAATTTTTTCATTTCACTAAGTTGTGCTTTTAACTCACTTATCGAAGTATTGTTTTCAATTTTACTCAAAACTCTTCCCCTTCTTCCCTCCGCATCCGCCGAACTCTCCCTTGATGCGTCACAATCTTCTCCCAATGCTTCAGGGGACAACAAGTGACACAACGTAATGCTGTAATCATCGTTGTCCTCTGGTTGGCCAGGGGTTCTAATTATTTCACTTTAAACTTTTCGTTCTTATAAATTAACAATAATTCTTTTAAATATGCGTAATTCATCAATCGATTTCTCCAAGTGAATTCGATACACGTGAGACTTATAATAGCGGTAAAACCGATAAGGATATACACTTTAATGACATCACCATCAATCACCCTGAAGAATCCAGTCAGAGAAACAAACAAGATCGCTATACATGCAATTGCGAATTGTATCGCCTTCATCCATTCTGATTTAGCCGTAATATGCGCCATCATAACTTCTAAATCCAGTTCATTAAAATCTGCTACCCTTTTTTTAGTTAGATCTTCTTTTTGGTCGATTTCTCGGATTAATATATCTATCATCTGTTCTATTTTATCTCTATCGTGCCCTATTAAAAATGGACCTTTAAGCACGCTAGACTTTCTCACAAACATCGTTTTAAAAAAACTCAAAATTCCTTTCCCTCTTTCCTTCACACGTTTCTTTCTTTTTCCAGAAGACACTTCAATCATTCTGAAAAATAAAATAAGATAAGGTATCCACATAAATTTAGATATAGTGTTGTTGCCAAATGATAGCAATATTAATATTCCATATACTAATAGAATAGCTATCAAAACCTTTATCAGAACTCTTCCCCTTCTTCCCTTCGCATCCTCTTAATCTTCCCTTGATGCGTAACAATCCTATATTCACCATGTTCTGGTAGCTCTCTAACTTTAGCAATCCCCTCCGAAATAACCACCACACAGTTCATTGGTAGTTCCATTATACCAATTCCTAACAATAATGCATCCGTATTAAAAGTAATGTCTTTATTCACCAGGACCCCTCCTTGTGTTATAATCAGTCTGCCAAGGACGGGAGGAATCCTGTCTTTTTTTATTGCCCAAATATCCCCTGCTGCCGAATCTGTATTTCCCCAAGTTCAGCCTGTTCAATAATCAGCAACCCGATTTCCAAAGGCTTGCGTCCTAACTCTTCCGCGATGCTATCCATGCCCATATCCGCTTCCCACATTGCTTTGAATACTTCCGTTTCTCGCTCAGTAAACACCCAATCAATATCAACGTCATCAAGTAACACACGCTTTTGTTCTTTTGCGTGAATCACACCAGCACCCCCATACCTTTCAACTCATTCGTCAACTGCATGAACATCTCCATATCCCCCGAATCAAGGGCCATATCAATCTGCAACAGCAGCATGTCCTCGTCCGTAATATCCGTTTCAATGCTCGGATGATGCTCTAAATATTGACGAGACATCTTAGATTCTCCAGACATTTCAGACATATTTTTTCGAGAGTTGATTTTCCCCATTTCCGCTAAAGCATTCGCATACACAGCGAACGAAAAGCCCTCCATCAATCTTTTAAACTTTTCTCGCTCATGATCATTATTCATCCCACTCACTCCTCCTCAATTCACCATGCCGAAATATCCTAATCTGATTAGACTTCGCAAACAAAACCTCATACTGCCGTTTAGGTAAAAACTTCACAATTCGTCCCTTCGACCCCTCATACAATTTGAGATAGTAATAATCCTCAACTTCTTTTTCTTCAACATTCACAACGACCTCAACCATGTCACCAAGCTCAAACGCTATTGTTGGCACCGCATCAAAAATAGTAAGTTGCTGCACCATGATTATCACTCCTTAACTGTTTATCCGTACTACGAAGTAATTGGCTTACATGTTTGACAGATTCTAATGCTATATGGTTTATCTCCTTTGAAAGCTGAGCCAAACAAATAATTGTATTTAGACCTTTTAACAATAGGCTTTAGGCAATCGTCACAAATATAATCTCGCCTTGCTGTTTGCACGACTTCTTTAATTACACCACTCATAATAATCCCCTTCCTGCTTCGCCTTTTGTATCTACTCCGTCACTCCTTAACAAATCGTTTGGCATACCTTAACTGCTGATGAATATACGGATCATCCTCATTGCCACCGCTCCACATCCAATCACCGGTACGCCTTTCAATATCTTTCAGCACCTCAAACGGTAACTGGGGTAATAGCTTGATTATTTCTTGATATGCAGTCATTCGGTTATCTCCTTCGTCTTATGGTCGTACTGTGTATCAGTCATTCCAGACGTCTAATTCTCCAGTCATATATTTACGTGTTTTAATTAATCGTTCAATTAAAA of the Sporosarcina sp. FSL K6-1508 genome contains:
- a CDS encoding phage portal protein, translating into MREYIPYIRDNGMDGDLLADIIGRHKTERERMMNLYERYKAAVEGVPILKRSAIKYDSFDNDSIKRIDDKVNNKLNNSFDAEIVDTKVGYLFGHPIAYHIDDDKTLEDTISQFAKRNNLEDADSEVGKKAAICGYSSRLLYIGKDGNERMKNVDPWESIILSESDISEPTYGIRYYQSTSVEKGERKTTWEAEFYDDEYTWFFRQGGKGSYELYDLQIHLFDYCPLFGIPNNEEMQGDAEKVLKLIDAYDRTFSDASNEIEQYRLAYLVLRGVGLDEEGKEELKRSGVFQLMDKEEDVSYLTKDVNGQLIEDHLNRLEMNILRFAKSVNFSDEAFGGNASGVALKFKLMALENKSIVMERKFSAALRYQFKVLCSAWAKRMDIQLDDYLDIIFRFKRNLPMNILEEAQASLQLKGIISESTRLSMLSFIDDIAHELMHMEEERSRYIDLDNIPDDESKGEKVHES
- a CDS encoding PBSX family phage terminase large subunit; protein product: MVQIEKEVNPHFEDFLFDWNQKFQFLVGGYGSSKSYHVALKLILKLLSEKRTALVVREVYDTHRDSTFSLLEEIINDLGLDHKIRCVSSPMQIRFPNGSKIIFKGMDKPAKLKSINNVSIVWIEECSEVKYDGFKELIGRLRHPTLKLHMILSTNPVSKGNWSYKHFFKDEMNKFFVLDDEDLYKTKTIVVGNTYYHHSTADDNLFLPESYIEQLDELKIHDPDLHRIARKGRFGVNGKLVLPQFEVHSHDKVMDAIRAIDGPVMKNGMDFGFVDSYNALIRMAIDHKEKYLYIYWQYYKNDMTDDKTAEALKDLKDVLIKADSAEPKTIRFFRQLGFRMKAAKKFAGSRLQYTKKVKRFKKIICSDECPDVMRELKDLTFKVSKDGEIIEDEFNIDPHTFSAIWYGLDDYEVATLKGHGVTRKVR
- a CDS encoding terminase small subunit codes for the protein MPNWEEIQKEWETTKITLAALAEKHDVKLGTLKSRKSREAWVRGPSKKDATKKQKDAKRMQPKEAIVESDDLTDKQRLFCIYYIKYFNATKAYQKAYECDYMTAQSIAYRVMGNDGVKAEIQRLKEHRLNEAYFDKYDVLQKYKDIAFADIGDYVKSDDGYLVSLKPLEEVDTSIVSEISNTENGPKLKLADKMKALEMLAKYTDLLSDNDKKRLQEEKLKADIARTKAEIEKLSGDNDEGPIEIMISRKGGR
- a CDS encoding sigma-70 family RNA polymerase sigma factor, with the protein product MLSWADKMIPEYIKGRQDLKKRADQVDRDNSIEMNDLKQLNSMIDSMTYSLEWMTTGRQPNTYRGVDEKAVYQRRSYENIDLIPDIAEQLEENDVNKKHLFMTREEKVILADILSSFSLRERQCYILHVGQKKSMSEIAYELGVSKSMVQQSIRRAKSKIEERMDKKSMIYA
- a CDS encoding XtrA/YqaO family protein, whose protein sequence is MVNKDITFNTDALLLGIGIMELPMNCVVVISEGIAKVRELPEHGEYRIVTHQGKIKRMRREEGEEF
- a CDS encoding helix-turn-helix domain containing protein; this encodes MIHAKEQKRVLLDDVDIDWVFTERETEVFKAMWEADMGMDSIAEELGRKPLEIGLLIIEQAELGEIQIRQQGIFGQ
- a CDS encoding IDEAL domain-containing protein, whose protein sequence is MNNDHEREKFKRLMEGFSFAVYANALAEMGKINSRKNMSEMSGESKMSRQYLEHHPSIETDITDEDMLLLQIDMALDSGDMEMFMQLTNELKGMGVLV
- a CDS encoding DUF6877 family protein; protein product: MTAYQEIIKLLPQLPFEVLKDIERRTGDWMWSGGNEDDPYIHQQLRYAKRFVKE